AATAAGTCATAAAAATGATTTCATTCtttattatatattgtatatttaTCATTTAGCTGAGTATTTAGATatgatttatgagacaaaaataaaaaaaactataaagaATAAAAATGAGCCCAACAGAAATTATTATTAGTATCaatttttctttgtaatttttcttttatagaattaATTCTTTTCTAATTCtctttgatttgattaattctctCTCTATTTATCTCTTATCACATCAACTCTTTCCTAATACATGTTCTTCCCCTTTCAAAAACCTTACTTCACAACATCACACTATATAATAAATAGattttatagataaaaatgtttcaattttaattatttaagatgCTAGCTGGtccagaaggaaaaaaaaaaggtttaaatGTGATGCTATAAAAAAACCATAGCTAACACATTAAAAAATTGAAGAGAACATGTGATACGACAAATTAGATTAGAGGAGCTTGAAACAGAAGCAAATTCATGATAGGAGTATAGAAACATTTTCGATTTTTATGTGTTCAAGTTCATCAACACCTGATTGTTCGTACAGAAAAATCCAAGGCTATGGAAGATGAAAGAGGATCACTGTTACCAAAAAACAACGAGAGTGGTTTCTACGTGACCTACGATGGAGCTGAGTTAAGAAGCTTCAGGTCATACCTGAGATGGGTGTACGTGGACCAATCAAACGCATGCAAGAGCACTGTGTCTTGGTCCATATTCATCTTCTTGGCCTTGCTTGTTCCTATTTGTTCTCACTTCCTTCTAGATTGTTCTGACACGTGCGACTCCGATCACACTCGACCCTATCACGTGCCGGTTCAGATCTCTCTCTCGGTCTTTGCCACGCTCTCTTTCCTCTGCCTCTCCGGTTGGGATCGCAGATATGGTTTCAGGAAGTTCCTCTTTCTTGATAAGGTTGGTGACGAGAGCCTCAAGATTCAACGAGCATATGCAGAACAGATGAAGGTTTGTGCTTTCACTAACTCTGATTATCTTCTTTCTCCAATTTCAATTTGAACTTCAACTTGTTGCCTAGTAATTTTACCAGTACAACTGTGCAAGTAACTGTAAAGTTTCAATAGTCTTTGGTGTATGAACAGTGTTATAGTTATTGAGTTACCTTGATCTCTCAAGTCTTAACAAATGATCTTGGactatgtatttttatatatatatacatatattatttcacATATTTTTAAAGTCTATTTTATACGTATGACTGAGTTTTGGTCTATTTATAGTATGGTCAGGTTAATCAGTTTCCTAGATACAAGCCAAAAAGTGAGAATTTTACTTTGATGGCCTTGGTTACATCAGAATTAGTGTAATAAACCTAAACTCAACTATAGATTCGGGGACCtaaatttgtaaaaattttaGATGTTAGCTTGAGAGTTTAATAATCTTGGTAATAAGTTTGTTTTCGGAAGGAGATTTGAGGCAATGGTTACACTACCTATAATATACTTTTTAGATATAGTCATTTTTCGCACTCTGCGGTAACACGAGATGCTTGTGCACTGAGCAGTCCTTTTTAATAAGTGTGTTCTTGGTTAGAACTCAAAAAAGAATATGCCAACAAAAAAGAAGTACTAAACAAGAGATATGGATTATTTTTAGTTCCGTCACTTCTGTGTAAAAAGAATAAGGACAAGGTGGAGTTCATTGTGGGGTTATGAATTGGATTCCTTTGCCTTAATTTGCAACCAAACAAAGGAGTATGATCAATTGATCATTATGCTTTTTAAAATAACCCCAAGAAAAATGTGTCTGCTTCTCAGTGATAGTCTTGGTCAATGATTTGTTCTGTTTGTGAGACGAATATCGACTCACATCAATGGAATTCCATGTGAAAATAATTTGTTCtggaataattttatataataattgaaCATTTGACATTGGAAAAACAGATAAATGCATCTGATTGAGGGAGAAACCACTTATTCTATTGTGTTTGTGTAGTGAAATAACTTCGCTTCTTTTGTTTGCAGAGAACCAATATTCTTATCTTGCGTTGGGGGCTTCCTTGTTTTATAGCTGAATTTGCTTACAAGATATGGTGGTATGCTTCAGGAGGATCCCGAATTCCATATTATGGGAATGTATACTTAAGTAGCATCATTTTGTGCACACTGGAGCTATGTTCTTGGATTTATAGAACTTCCATTTTCTTCTTGGTGTGTGTCCTCTTTCGGCTCATATGCTACCTTCAAATATTCAGACTAGATGACTTCGCCCAAGTTTTCCAAAGAGAAAGCGAGGTGGCATTCATCTTGATAGAGCACCTGAGAATAAGGAGGAATCTGCGGATTATCAGCCATCGCTTCCGGGTTTTCATTTTAGCTTCTTTAATTTTGGTTACAGCAAGCCAGCTCATTTTCCTGCTAATGGCTACAAGACCAAATGCTGATCTTGACATCCTCAGAGGTGGAGAGCTAGCGGTAAAGCTTCTTTCAATGTGATTTTGTGAAActgaaaatgaaaatataaacCAAATAGGCCTGAGTTTTGCTATGATTTTTATCAAAATGTTAAACTTTCTCAAGCATTAGATACTTACAACAGAAGGATTGTGTGTGTTGAATCTGATGTTACAGTTAGTTGCCATTACCTTGGTGAGTGGACTTTACATACTCTTGCGAAGCGCGACCAAGATCACACATAAGGCACAAGCCAGTACAAGCCTTGCTGCTAAGTGGCATATATGTGCCACAGTAAACTCTTTTGACAACATTGAGGGAGAGACGCCAAGAGTACCGACACCATTGGCCCAAGATATCGCTGCCCATATTAGCTGGGGATCGTCTGATGATGATGTTGGGGATGAGGAGGATGAGTTGGATAACACCAAAATGATGCCAATTCATACACAGACAATCTCATTCCATAAGAGACAAGCTCTTGGTAAATGACTATTTTGTTGCTTCTATTCATTCTTCTTAGATTAAGTTACTAGTTTGGTTATTCTTGTTATGGTAAATCACCTGTCCAATTGTGTTTTGGTCCTGAATTACCttgattttttacattttttgcaGTAACATACATGGAGAACAATAGAGCAGGAATCACTGTGTTTGGATTCATGCTTGACAGAACATGGCTCCACTCAATTTTTGCAATTCAATTGGCTCTATGCCTTTGGCTACTTAACAAGACAGTTGGTGTTTAGAGACAGAGAGAAAAACTGCCTTGATCTTCCTACCTTGTTCACTATGTGTTTTGTAATGTactaatgtataatattattttatagtgATTAGTTCATCTGGATCTGATAGTTCTGGTTATGAACTTTATGATCAACGAAATGGTAAATCATATATGAGTTTGCTCCACAAGTTACAGAAAGTAGTGTTAATGATGAGTAACATTGTTGAGTTCAAAGGTGTTGACTAGTTCCACAAATAATCCACTTCTTGCAATCCAAtttcttgaaaaactcacattaATTTAAGTTGAAAATTTGTACTGTTATACATCAATATTAAACCAATTAAATGGTAGGTCCTGTGATGTTTTCTTTTTGCCAACTAGTATCTATCATCAAATAATGTGTTAGAAAAATTCAACAAGATATATACACACATAAATATAAAATCCACATGGAGTAACCGGAAGGATTGTCTAGTTTGTGGAAATAAGATTGTGACAAGGAGAATGTTGTTGTAGAGAGCAGAACAAAACTCAAAGCAATGTCATTCATTGGCTTTCAAAACAAAAACATACAAGAGAAGCTTTGTAACCATCGATGTTTTGTGTTGATTGGCCTCAAGTTGTTAATAATCACTCCTCAGAGACTTGTtggatttttttctctcttttgtgagGTCCAAACCTAACTTTTTGAGGGTGCTGATATGGCTGTAAGTTCTACTCATACTCTCTCATATTATAATCTCTCATAATTAGGAATAGGAATTAAACAAGAAAACAATTTGGTTTAATCTCTAATGATTTATTCCCTAATTTGTTACAAtatctttataataataatttgtgaGTTGATTTTCCTATTAAATTTTGTAGTTATTTCCTGATTTAATTTGGATAAGATTTTCAGTACCATTTATAAATAGAATTGTTATCACATCAAATTATATTCAGATCAATATAATCTTCATCTGATGAAGCTTTTGCTAATGGCTGATCCAAAGCAGCTTTCCCATGTCCCAAAGATTGGGAATTGGGAGAGTGACAACGTTCCATACACTGCACATTTTGAGAATGCACGCAGAGAAAGAGGTGTTGTCATGTTAAATCCAAATGATCCATGCAAAATCCAGAGGCCTTCAACACTTCTTCTCACACTCAGAGGAGTAGGGGAAGTCGAAGCTTCATTTCAGAATCTGGAAGTGAAAGAAGCCATGGTGTGATCACAACAAGAGCCATAGTAGCTTCTCTTCTTCAAGTCATCGTAGACACAAGTGGAAGCCATTCCTTCAATGACCCTCGTATGGTAATAATATGAAAAGTTTAGAGGGACAGCAACTTCATTAAGTTTTGCCCAGTATGTAACTAGTAAAGAAaaatgagtcattggatgaaatctcacactaatcTCACACAATTAAAATCATAATTGATAGTTATTTAATGGTTATAAATTACAAAAGTTGCTAGCCCCTAGTATTCGTGAAATCATCTTGTAATGCATTGCCttttaacataatattttatatGAAACCATTAGATCCGTCGAAATGAATTGCGACTAGTCATTATGTTTGATCGTAATAACTAATAAGTAATAAGTGAACTATTCTGACTCGGCCTTCTTTTTTCtaaatgaaaaatacaaaatCTCTTCTTATTGTAATATTagttttttaactattttttattttacatattttagtataaatatataaatgtaAGATAAAAATTCTTGACTTATATGGAATGTGCTTTGTGGGACAGAATTATGAACAATAATACCCAAATTTGGTGATTGGGATGTGACAGACCCCAAATCAAGGGAGGGTTACACTGCTATATTTAgtagaattcaaaatgaaaagaaaataagagaaggTTTTATGCtgatttatttccatttgcaGGGCTAACATGGATATACGTGACATAATTTCCGTAGTACTGTTGCTGTTTGTTTTGAAGCGAAAGCAAATGAACATGGAATCATTGCTGTTTACTTTGGTCCAGAGGAGACTTGAATTTAACATATCAAGTATCGTGTAATTTAAATtatgcttaattttttttattattactatagTTATAGAACTCTTAAGTCTTAATAGTTATCTGATTTATTATATTGGACCACTTGTTGAATTTGATTATGGAAAAGTacagataaataatttttaaccaAACATTAGATAACTGTaatcaataattattaattttgtattttttaaaaaataaaatttaaataattactaattaataacaattaattagtatagagtataatttaaaaatgtttGTTGGCTTGTTATTGACTATACTCCTATTAACTACTCTTTTAATTAATGTACTACTTTTGTCTATCATTGCATAATTTAACACTATCAAGTATAACTTTacttcgaattttttttttttgtctccatTTGATCAAATTCTCcgatgataaaaaatttaaagggtagtaaaatttattatttttatttaataattttaattattagtctaataatttaataatatatttttaatttatttttaaatattattaataattattgataaaaaataataaattttactgtctttctgatattttttttcaattatctaATGACATATGAATATTTTGAaccaatttattaataatttttactaGTATATATACACATGTCTGCacaaaataatatacaaatatatataaaaaattaattttttaaataaaaatacgcataacaatttttgttataaaatttttttataaagttaattaaatttaaagtttaagtattttttatattaaaataataaaattaataagtaataattttacttgttttcaaaatataataatttctcGTTACTAATAATATACAgtttgtaattaaattaatatatttatattaaaattttatctttttaaatatttatctttaaataatattaatggttaaatttgtagatattttttattatttatgagtaAATCTTAAAAATTCTCTTATTCTTATGTTAAAATCGATTTGAGGAAGTAAAATCTAACGAACATCAAATAAAATTTGTCCttgaattattttttctattatcatagcaaaaaaaaaaaaaactattatagAGAATTATTTTATATTCTAGTAATATGACTAAATATATGTTGAAACTTACGGatatattttaactatttttgaGTTAAAGTAGCTGTATTTGTACCTAAAAACagtttcatatttttttgttagttttaacaCTTACCAAAACGGTTAAAGATGAAATGAATACATAATATCTTGTCACAACCATGACTTGAGTTATTAGTTCAAAGTAATTTATAACTTTTTTCCTATTTCAAGATAGATGAtcaaaattttactaaaaaaagatatgataaaatgtATACAtacttttttatgtataaataccattgtatataattattcatgatCCCTACAAAAAGAGATGTAAAAAAAAAGACGAAAAAAATGCACAACATTATTTGTCGAtgttattttatcattcaattttttaacttaaaaatgaaattaagcacatgaaaaatataatttaaatattgaaaaaaatcaatatataaaAAGATTAACTTGTATgggataaaaatgataaaatttataataaaaaattataaaaactgaaataaataagagcaaaataaaaaatagaagaaatagattacaataaccaataataatgtttataatttaaaaaataaaaaataatacatcatagaaaaaaatttaccaaataaaagaataattaataaaaaataagattttttttaatatatgattttttacagtgaataaattatgaaatataaaaataaataaaataaaaaaataaaattctgtttttttttaataaataaaaaaagtattcactattatataattaatagtgGATATATAACTATTAgatagttaatatatatatatatatatatatatatatatatatatatatatatatatatatatatatatatattatgcccTGCATGGGATAATATATGAAAAtgtgtaaaatatttatttttaattttttaaacgaaAACACACATAATCATTATTACCATAAAAATTTTGCAAAGTTTATTAAATTCAAAGTTTAAGTTTTTTGATATTGAAAACAAtgagtaattattttatttatcttcaaagtagaataattattatttaaattaaaatatttatattagcatttatcttttaaaagatttatttttaaataatattaatagttaaATTTGTCTATATTTTCTTATGATTCATGaattaaaattgatttgaatttgtaTAATTTAACATAGGATAAAATTTGTCGTTTATTCTTCTTGATGATGATGGCAAAAGAcactattataaaatattatttttgttgaaatctATCTATGATGGTACATCTATTTTTTTCCAAAACGAAAATTTTtgttatatgtaaaaaaaaaaagcctcATGATATCATTCAAGTATTTCATAGTAGTATTTACTagccataaaaatattttttcaaattgaaaGTTTAATTCTCACTAATAACATTGCTTAAGTAAAATGAGATTAGATGTTTCATATGAAATTCTTTTGAACTTTAGtattatcaataaataaatatgcAATGTTACTTGAAATAACATTTAGTATTTATCACTCGATAAGCACATTTCAATCCATATTAAACTCTAAAGATAATAGAAAATTCTTATTGTTATTTCTATGTTTCGAAAATTTATATATCCTCTTTAAGTATTTAAACAAAGTCATTAGTAATAACTTTTAGtatctcttaaaaaaaatatttattaaaattttatttctaagACATTTATGAAGTAAAAACATATGCATAGCAAATTATTTTTCTGGTAAGGTGGCCTACAATGAAAtcaataatttgaataattaattgattgatattaaaacaaaaaaagaaatataaataatgaataaaaatttgaaatttaaaataaaaatatttaagatgaaaaaaaatgaagaaaaattttTAGTAAACAACGATTCAAACGTTAACATGAGAATAAATtgaatcaaataatatatatttaaattaattaatataataaattaactatAATTAGTTGGCTCAATAAAACTaagttaaattaataaaaattatcttaTAAATATGTCATGTAAAAATTATAACacacttaaaaattattaatcaaaatacaaattaaaataaaactaatttatttattccagtcaaattaaataattaatataattaattagttatagttaatatagtcaaataatatattaaataatttaatatttatttcaatcaaattaaataattaattgattacaacattcttaaaaattattaatcaaaatacataaaataaaaattaataaaaattaaaacaagattaatttattttagtcaaattaaataattaatataattagttaattatagtTAATGtagtcaaataaaatattaaataatttaatatttgtctcaattaaattaagaattaattaatatatttatataaatcaaataaaatctaataaataaaaaataccttcaAAAATATGTCATGTTAAATAtgctattatttaaaatttttttaataatatgtaaTTGACTTCTTTCTATCTATATCTGATTATACAACCATGACACTTgacaaaataataaagaaagaaaaatttgaGGTAAATTTGGCTCTAAAATTAAACTAACTTTTAATTGTTTTTACTTTTAGATTATTTGATgagatttattaaaatataaaatattagtttagtgatagttattttcttatttttatttttttctttacaaaattaaaagtcccCCTAAAATGACATgaacaaatattaattataaatttttaatttgttttcaagtcaactaaaaaaatgtaattatttatatgaagatgaagat
The sequence above is drawn from the Arachis hypogaea cultivar Tifrunner chromosome 4, arahy.Tifrunner.gnm2.J5K5, whole genome shotgun sequence genome and encodes:
- the LOC112795964 gene encoding uncharacterized protein; this encodes MEDERGSLLPKNNESGFYVTYDGAELRSFRSYLRWVYVDQSNACKSTVSWSIFIFLALLVPICSHFLLDCSDTCDSDHTRPYHVPVQISLSVFATLSFLCLSGWDRRYGFRKFLFLDKVGDESLKIQRAYAEQMKRTNILILRWGLPCFIAEFAYKIWWYASGGSRIPYYGNVYLSSIILCTLELCSWIYRTSIFFLVCVLFRLICYLQIFRLDDFAQVFQRESEVAFILIEHLRIRRNLRIISHRFRVFILASLILVTASQLIFLLMATRPNADLDILRGGELALVAITLVSGLYILLRSATKITHKAQASTSLAAKWHICATVNSFDNIEGETPRVPTPLAQDIAAHISWGSSDDDVGDEEDELDNTKMMPIHTQTISFHKRQALVTYMENNRAGITVFGFMLDRTWLHSIFAIQLALCLWLLNKTVGV